In Carcharodon carcharias isolate sCarCar2 chromosome 37, sCarCar2.pri, whole genome shotgun sequence, one genomic interval encodes:
- the rce1a gene encoding CAAX prenyl protease 2 isoform X4 translates to MGVHLEGIFAAACLPLLLTMVLFFGPLIQLVMDYPWDFLEGMKMFLDPQFWAQCLADMRWMRNQVVAPLTEELVFRACMLPMLVPCTGLSRAIITCPLFFGVAHFHHVIELLKFRQGTVVGIFLSAVFQFSYTAVFGAYTAFIFIRTGHLIGPVLCHSFCNYMGFPAIGAALEHPHKVTIFFFYLLGVILFFLLLFPMTDPTFYGSLAICHLTKPDTSTSVCT, encoded by the exons ATGGGGGTTCATTTGGAGGGGATCTTTGCTGCTGCCTGCCTTCCACTCTTGCTGACCATG GTGCTGTTCTTCGGGCCATTGATTCAGCTGGTCATGGACTATCCATGGGATTTCCTCGAAGGGATGAAGATGTTTTTAG ACCCACAGTTTTGGGCGCAGTGTCTGGCAGACATGCGTTGGATGAGGAATCAGGTGGTGGCTCCTCTGACGGAAGAACTGGTGTTCCGGGCGTGTATGCTGCCAATGCTGGTGCCCTGCACTGGCCTTAGCCGTGCCATCATAACCTGCCCGCTTTTCTTTGGAGTTG CTCATTTTCACCACGTGATCGAGCTCCTGAAGTTCAGACAAGGAACAGTCGTGGGGATCTTCCTCTCGGCAG TTTTCCAGTTTTCCTACACTGCGGTGTTCGGAGCATACACGGCATTTATTTTCATCAGGACAG GTCACCTGATTGGTCCAGTGCTGTGCCACTCGTTCTGTAACTACATGGGATTCCCGGCTATTGGAGCTGCTCTGGAGCACCCTCATAAAGTCACCATTTTCTTCTTCTATCTACTGGGTGTCATCCtcttcttcctgctgctgtttcccaTGACGGATCCCACGTTCTACGGGAGTCTTGCCATTTGTCACTTGACCAAGCCAGACACCAGCACTTCAGTCTGCACCTGA
- the rce1a gene encoding CAAX prenyl protease 2 isoform X3, giving the protein MALDLAAIHWFQGPSLLVLMGVHLEGIFAAACLPLLLTMVLFFGPLIQLVMDYPWDFLEGMKMFLDPQFWAQCLADMRWMRNQVVAPLTEELVFRACMLPMLVPCTGLSRAIITCPLFFGVAHFHHVIELLKFRQGTVVGIFLSAVFQFSYTAVFGAYTAFIFIRTGHLIGPVLCHSFCNYMGFPAIGAALEHPHKVTIFFFYLLGVILFFLLLFPMTDPTFYGSLAICHLTKPDTSTSVCT; this is encoded by the exons ATGGCTCTGGACCTGGCGGCAATACACTGGTTTCAAG GTCCATCGCTGCTGGTGCTAATGGGGGTTCATTTGGAGGGGATCTTTGCTGCTGCCTGCCTTCCACTCTTGCTGACCATG GTGCTGTTCTTCGGGCCATTGATTCAGCTGGTCATGGACTATCCATGGGATTTCCTCGAAGGGATGAAGATGTTTTTAG ACCCACAGTTTTGGGCGCAGTGTCTGGCAGACATGCGTTGGATGAGGAATCAGGTGGTGGCTCCTCTGACGGAAGAACTGGTGTTCCGGGCGTGTATGCTGCCAATGCTGGTGCCCTGCACTGGCCTTAGCCGTGCCATCATAACCTGCCCGCTTTTCTTTGGAGTTG CTCATTTTCACCACGTGATCGAGCTCCTGAAGTTCAGACAAGGAACAGTCGTGGGGATCTTCCTCTCGGCAG TTTTCCAGTTTTCCTACACTGCGGTGTTCGGAGCATACACGGCATTTATTTTCATCAGGACAG GTCACCTGATTGGTCCAGTGCTGTGCCACTCGTTCTGTAACTACATGGGATTCCCGGCTATTGGAGCTGCTCTGGAGCACCCTCATAAAGTCACCATTTTCTTCTTCTATCTACTGGGTGTCATCCtcttcttcctgctgctgtttcccaTGACGGATCCCACGTTCTACGGGAGTCTTGCCATTTGTCACTTGACCAAGCCAGACACCAGCACTTCAGTCTGCACCTGA